From Astyanax mexicanus isolate ESR-SI-001 chromosome 11, AstMex3_surface, whole genome shotgun sequence, the proteins below share one genomic window:
- the ankrd44 gene encoding serine/threonine-protein phosphatase 6 regulatory ankyrin repeat subunit B isoform X3 — protein MAVLKLVDQPPLLQAIFNGDPEEIRMLIFKSEDINALDAEKRTPLHAAAFLGDAEIIELLILSGARVNAKDNMWLTPLHRAVASRSEEAVRVLIRHSADVNARDKNWQTPLHVAAANKALRCAEVIIPLLSSVNVSDRGGRTALHHAALNGHTEMVSLLLSKGANINAFDKKDGRALHWAAYMGHLDVVCLLVDQGAEVSCKDKRGYTPLHAAASNGQINVVKHLLNLSVEIDEANAFGNTALHVACFNGQDAVVSELIDYGANVSQPNNKGFTPLHFAAASTHGALCLEFLVNNGADVNVQSRDGKSPLHMTAVHGRFTRSQTLIQNGGEIDSVDKDGNTPLHIAARYGHELLINTLITSGADCTRRGVHGMFPLHLAALNAHADCCRKLLSSGRRYSIICPLSNDSVLCAGFQIDTPDSLGRTCLHAAAAGGNVECVKLLLSSGSDHNRTDKHGRTPLHYAAASRHFQCLETLVSCGTCINATDQWGRSALHYAAASDLDRRRRVALEPESPGVQAEKEKEAALCLEFLLKSGATASLKDKQGYSAVHYAAAYGHRHCLELLLEREENHQDEMESSSTRSPLHLAAYHGHAQALEVLLQGHCEVDQGDEVGRTALALAALRGHTDCALTLLNHGASPRSRDSGRGRTPIHLAVMNGHTSCVRLLLEDSDCADLVEAADSQGQTPLMLAVVGGHVDAVSLLLEREASVDTADHQGLTALHLGLLCGQEECVQCLLEQEASVLLGDSKGRTALHLAAARGHASWLSELLSIACSEPPTPPLRDNQGYTPLHWACYNGHEGCVEVLLEQKGCRCFDGNPFTPLHCAVVNDHESCATLLLEAMGSEIVTCKDSRDRAPLHAAAFAGHVDCVQLLLAHDAPVDAVDQSGRSALMMAAERGAVGVVEALLTSASADLSLTDQKGNTALHLACSKGKEDCALLILEKLPDTTIVKATNSALQTPLHLAAHSGLKQTVKELLSRGASVQVLDENALERPPQGPC, from the exons CCGCCTCTTCTTCAGGCCATCTTCAATGGAGACCCTGAGGAGATACGCATGCTCATCTTCAAATCCGAGGACATCAATGCGCTG GATGCAGAAAAGCGTACTCCCCTCCACGCTGCAGCGTTTCTGGGGGATGCTGAGATTATTGAGCTGCTCATCCTCTCTG GGGCTCGGGTCAATGCCAAAGACAACATGTGGCTCACCCCTCTGCACAGGGCTGTGGCTTCCAGGAGTGAG GAGGCGGTGCGTGTGCTGATCCGTCACTCGGCCGACGTGAACGCTCGTGATAAGAACTGGCAGACTCCTCTGCACGTGGCGGCGGCTAACAAAGCTCTGCGCTGCGCTGAGGTCATCATCCCGCTCCTCAGCAGTGTGAACGTCTCGGACCGCGGGGGACGCACTGCTCTGCACCATGCTGCCCTCAACGGACACACTGAG ATGGTCAGTTTGCTGCTGTCTAAAGGTGCTAACATCAATGCCTTTGATAAAAAGGATGGCCGTGCTCTCCACTGGGCTGCCTATATGG GCCACTTAGACGTGGTGTGTCTGCTGGTGGACCAGGGAGCAGAAGTCAGTTGTAAAGACAAGCGAGGATACACACCTCTCCATGCTGCCGCCTCCAACGGACAGATCAACGTCGTCAAACACCTGCTCAACCTGTCCGTGGAG ATAGATGAGGCCAATGCGTTTGGGAACACCGCTCTGCACGTGGCCTGTTTTAATGGTCAGGATGCAGTGGTCAGTGAGCTGATTGACTACGGGGCCAATGTGAGTCAGCCCAACAACAAGGGCTTCACTCCTCTCCACTTTGCTGCTGCGTCCACTCACGGAGCACTCTGCCTGGAGTTCCTGGTCAACAACGGAGCTGACGTCAACGTGCAG agTCGGGATGGGAAGAGTCCTCTCCATATGACCGCAGTGCACGGACGCTTCACACGCTCACAGACTCTCATCCAGAACG GTGGAGAGATTGACTCTGTTGATAAGGATGGAAACACTCCGTTACACATCGCCGCTCGTTATGGTCATGAGCTCCTCATTAACACCTTAATCACCAGTGGAGCCGACTgcaccag gaGAGGAGTTCATGGAATGTTCCCGCTGCACTTGGCTGCTCTGAATGCTCATGCTGACTGCTGCCGGAAGCTTCTCTCCTCAG GACGGAGGTATAGCATAATCTGCCCGCTCAGTAACGACTCGGTCCTGTGTGCAGGCTTCCAGATCGACACCCCGGACAGCCTGGGGCGGACCTGTCTGCACGCCGCCGCTGCTGGAGG AAATGTGGAGTGTGTGAAGCTGCTGCTCAGCAGTGGATCAGATCACAACCGGACGGATAAACACGGCAG GACTCCTCTCCACTATGCAGCTGCCAGTCGTCATTTTCAGTGCCTGGAGACTCTGGTGTCATGCGGTACCTGCATTAATGCCACTGACCAGTGGGGGCGCTCTGCCCTGCACTATGCTGCTGCCTCTGACCTGGACAGAAG GCGACGTGTAGCCCTGGAGCCGGAGAGTCCTGGAGTGCAGGCGGAGAAGGAGAAAGAGGCAGCTCT gtgcctTGAGTTCCTGCTGAAGAGTGGAGCCACTGCCTCACTGAAGGACAAGCAGGGCTATAGTGCTGTTCACTATGCTGCTGCCTATGGCCACAGACACTGCCTGGAGCTG CTCTTGGAAAGAGAGGAGAACCATCAGGATGAGATGGAGAGTTCCAGCACTAGGAGTCCCCTTCATCTAGCC GCGTATCATGGTCATGCCCAGGCTCTGGAGGTCTTGCTGCAGGGTCACTGTGAGGTGGATCAGGGGGATGAGGTGGGCCGCACTGCTCTGGCCCTGGCTGCCCTCAGGGGCCACACTGACTGTGCCCTGACCCTGCTGAACCACGGGGCCTCGCCACGCAGCAGAGACTCCGGCCGAGGGCGCACTCCCATCCACCTCGCAG tgATGAACGGTCATACGTCGTGTGTGCGCCTTCTTCTGGAGGACTCTGACTGTGCAGACCTGGTGGAAGCAGCTGATTCTCAGGGACA gaCCCCCCTGATGCTGGCGGTGGTGGGGGGTCATGTGGATGCTGTATCTCTGCTGCTGGAGCGAGAGGCCAGTGTGGACACAGCTGACCATCAGGGACTGACCGCCCTTCACTTAGGA tTGCTGTGTGGGCAGGaggagtgtgtgcagtgtttgcTGGAGCAGGAAGCCTCAGTGTTGCTGGGGGACTCTAAGGGCCGCACAGCTCTTCACCTGGCTGCAGCGAGGGGCCACGCATCCTGGCTGAGTGAACTGCTGAGTATAGCCTGTTCTGAGCCCCCGACGCCTCCACTACGAGATAACCAGGGCTACACACCCCTACACTGGGCCTGCTATAACG GTCACGAGGGCTGTGTGGAGGTTCTACTAGAACAGAAAGGCTGCAGATGTTTCGATGGAAACCCCTTCACCCCTCTGCACTGTGCTGT AGTGAATGATCACGAGTCCTGTGCCACGCTTCTGCTGGAAGCCATGGGCTCAGAGATAGTGACCTGTAAGGACTCCAGGGACAG GGCGCCTCTTCATGCCGCTGCGTTTGCCGGCCATGTGGACTGTGTTCAGCTGCTCTTGGCCCATGATGCTCCTGTGGATGCTGTGGACCAATCAGGGCGCAGTGCGCTCATGATGGCAGCTGAGAGAGGAGCAGTCGGAGTTGTAG AGGCTCTTCTCACCAGCGCCAGCGCAGACCTGAGTCTCACAGACCAAAAAGGAAACACTGCTCTACACCTCGCTTGCAGTAAA GGAAAGGAGGACTGTGCTTTGTTAATTTTGGAGAAACTTCCAGATACCACAATAGTAAAGGCCACAAATTCTGCACTCCAGAC tccTCTCCACCTGGCTGCACACAGTGGTCTGAAGCAGACGGTGAAGGAGCTGCTGTCCCGCGGTGCCAGTGTGCAGGTTCTGGACGAGAACG CTCTGGAGCGCCCTCCCCAGGGGCCCTGTTGA
- the ankrd44 gene encoding serine/threonine-protein phosphatase 6 regulatory ankyrin repeat subunit B isoform X2: MAVLKLVDQPPLLQAIFNGDPEEIRMLIFKSEDINALDAEKRTPLHAAAFLGDAEIIELLILSGARVNAKDNMWLTPLHRAVASRSEEAVRVLIRHSADVNARDKNWQTPLHVAAANKALRCAEVIIPLLSSVNVSDRGGRTALHHAALNGHTEMVSLLLSKGANINAFDKKDGRALHWAAYMGHLDVVCLLVDQGAEVSCKDKRGYTPLHAAASNGQINVVKHLLNLSVEIDEANAFGNTALHVACFNGQDAVVSELIDYGANVSQPNNKGFTPLHFAAASTHGALCLEFLVNNGADVNVQSRDGKSPLHMTAVHGRFTRSQTLIQNGGEIDSVDKDGNTPLHIAARYGHELLINTLITSGADCTRRGVHGMFPLHLAALNAHADCCRKLLSSGFQIDTPDSLGRTCLHAAAAGGNVECVKLLLSSGSDHNRTDKHGRTPLHYAAASRHFQCLETLVSCGTCINATDQWGRSALHYAAASDLDRRRRVALEPESPGVQAEKEKEAALCLEFLLKSGATASLKDKQGYSAVHYAAAYGHRHCLELLLEREENHQDEMESSSTRSPLHLAAYHGHAQALEVLLQGHCEVDQGDEVGRTALALAALRGHTDCALTLLNHGASPRSRDSGRGRTPIHLAVMNGHTSCVRLLLEDSDCADLVEAADSQGQTPLMLAVVGGHVDAVSLLLEREASVDTADHQGLTALHLGLLCGQEECVQCLLEQEASVLLGDSKGRTALHLAAARGHASWLSELLSIACSEPPTPPLRDNQGYTPLHWACYNGHEGCVEVLLEQKGCRCFDGNPFTPLHCAVVNDHESCATLLLEAMGSEIVTCKDSRDRAPLHAAAFAGHVDCVQLLLAHDAPVDAVDQSGRSALMMAAERGAVGVVEALLTSASADLSLTDQKGNTALHLACSKGKEDCALLILEKLPDTTIVKATNSALQTPLHLAAHSGLKQTVKELLSRGASVQVLDENGFTPALACAPSKEVANCLALILATMMPFCSPCSSGAPSPGALLRSLPRQAPKGSQGPRGPSSEGTTTENDSDSETF, translated from the exons CCGCCTCTTCTTCAGGCCATCTTCAATGGAGACCCTGAGGAGATACGCATGCTCATCTTCAAATCCGAGGACATCAATGCGCTG GATGCAGAAAAGCGTACTCCCCTCCACGCTGCAGCGTTTCTGGGGGATGCTGAGATTATTGAGCTGCTCATCCTCTCTG GGGCTCGGGTCAATGCCAAAGACAACATGTGGCTCACCCCTCTGCACAGGGCTGTGGCTTCCAGGAGTGAG GAGGCGGTGCGTGTGCTGATCCGTCACTCGGCCGACGTGAACGCTCGTGATAAGAACTGGCAGACTCCTCTGCACGTGGCGGCGGCTAACAAAGCTCTGCGCTGCGCTGAGGTCATCATCCCGCTCCTCAGCAGTGTGAACGTCTCGGACCGCGGGGGACGCACTGCTCTGCACCATGCTGCCCTCAACGGACACACTGAG ATGGTCAGTTTGCTGCTGTCTAAAGGTGCTAACATCAATGCCTTTGATAAAAAGGATGGCCGTGCTCTCCACTGGGCTGCCTATATGG GCCACTTAGACGTGGTGTGTCTGCTGGTGGACCAGGGAGCAGAAGTCAGTTGTAAAGACAAGCGAGGATACACACCTCTCCATGCTGCCGCCTCCAACGGACAGATCAACGTCGTCAAACACCTGCTCAACCTGTCCGTGGAG ATAGATGAGGCCAATGCGTTTGGGAACACCGCTCTGCACGTGGCCTGTTTTAATGGTCAGGATGCAGTGGTCAGTGAGCTGATTGACTACGGGGCCAATGTGAGTCAGCCCAACAACAAGGGCTTCACTCCTCTCCACTTTGCTGCTGCGTCCACTCACGGAGCACTCTGCCTGGAGTTCCTGGTCAACAACGGAGCTGACGTCAACGTGCAG agTCGGGATGGGAAGAGTCCTCTCCATATGACCGCAGTGCACGGACGCTTCACACGCTCACAGACTCTCATCCAGAACG GTGGAGAGATTGACTCTGTTGATAAGGATGGAAACACTCCGTTACACATCGCCGCTCGTTATGGTCATGAGCTCCTCATTAACACCTTAATCACCAGTGGAGCCGACTgcaccag gaGAGGAGTTCATGGAATGTTCCCGCTGCACTTGGCTGCTCTGAATGCTCATGCTGACTGCTGCCGGAAGCTTCTCTCCTCAG GCTTCCAGATCGACACCCCGGACAGCCTGGGGCGGACCTGTCTGCACGCCGCCGCTGCTGGAGG AAATGTGGAGTGTGTGAAGCTGCTGCTCAGCAGTGGATCAGATCACAACCGGACGGATAAACACGGCAG GACTCCTCTCCACTATGCAGCTGCCAGTCGTCATTTTCAGTGCCTGGAGACTCTGGTGTCATGCGGTACCTGCATTAATGCCACTGACCAGTGGGGGCGCTCTGCCCTGCACTATGCTGCTGCCTCTGACCTGGACAGAAG GCGACGTGTAGCCCTGGAGCCGGAGAGTCCTGGAGTGCAGGCGGAGAAGGAGAAAGAGGCAGCTCT gtgcctTGAGTTCCTGCTGAAGAGTGGAGCCACTGCCTCACTGAAGGACAAGCAGGGCTATAGTGCTGTTCACTATGCTGCTGCCTATGGCCACAGACACTGCCTGGAGCTG CTCTTGGAAAGAGAGGAGAACCATCAGGATGAGATGGAGAGTTCCAGCACTAGGAGTCCCCTTCATCTAGCC GCGTATCATGGTCATGCCCAGGCTCTGGAGGTCTTGCTGCAGGGTCACTGTGAGGTGGATCAGGGGGATGAGGTGGGCCGCACTGCTCTGGCCCTGGCTGCCCTCAGGGGCCACACTGACTGTGCCCTGACCCTGCTGAACCACGGGGCCTCGCCACGCAGCAGAGACTCCGGCCGAGGGCGCACTCCCATCCACCTCGCAG tgATGAACGGTCATACGTCGTGTGTGCGCCTTCTTCTGGAGGACTCTGACTGTGCAGACCTGGTGGAAGCAGCTGATTCTCAGGGACA gaCCCCCCTGATGCTGGCGGTGGTGGGGGGTCATGTGGATGCTGTATCTCTGCTGCTGGAGCGAGAGGCCAGTGTGGACACAGCTGACCATCAGGGACTGACCGCCCTTCACTTAGGA tTGCTGTGTGGGCAGGaggagtgtgtgcagtgtttgcTGGAGCAGGAAGCCTCAGTGTTGCTGGGGGACTCTAAGGGCCGCACAGCTCTTCACCTGGCTGCAGCGAGGGGCCACGCATCCTGGCTGAGTGAACTGCTGAGTATAGCCTGTTCTGAGCCCCCGACGCCTCCACTACGAGATAACCAGGGCTACACACCCCTACACTGGGCCTGCTATAACG GTCACGAGGGCTGTGTGGAGGTTCTACTAGAACAGAAAGGCTGCAGATGTTTCGATGGAAACCCCTTCACCCCTCTGCACTGTGCTGT AGTGAATGATCACGAGTCCTGTGCCACGCTTCTGCTGGAAGCCATGGGCTCAGAGATAGTGACCTGTAAGGACTCCAGGGACAG GGCGCCTCTTCATGCCGCTGCGTTTGCCGGCCATGTGGACTGTGTTCAGCTGCTCTTGGCCCATGATGCTCCTGTGGATGCTGTGGACCAATCAGGGCGCAGTGCGCTCATGATGGCAGCTGAGAGAGGAGCAGTCGGAGTTGTAG AGGCTCTTCTCACCAGCGCCAGCGCAGACCTGAGTCTCACAGACCAAAAAGGAAACACTGCTCTACACCTCGCTTGCAGTAAA GGAAAGGAGGACTGTGCTTTGTTAATTTTGGAGAAACTTCCAGATACCACAATAGTAAAGGCCACAAATTCTGCACTCCAGAC tccTCTCCACCTGGCTGCACACAGTGGTCTGAAGCAGACGGTGAAGGAGCTGCTGTCCCGCGGTGCCAGTGTGCAGGTTCTGGACGAGAACG GTTTCACTCCCGCTCTGGCTTGTGCTCCTAGCAAAGAAGTGGCAAACTGCCTGGCTCTCATTCTGGCTACCATGATGCCTTTCTGCTCCCCTTGCAGCTCTGGAGCGCCCTCCCCAGGGGCCCTGTTGAGGTCCCTGCCCCGACAAGCCCCCAAAGGCTCCCAGGGGCCACGGGGCCCTTCCAGCGAGGGCACCACCACGGAAAACGACTCAGATTCGGAGACCTTTTGA
- the ankrd44 gene encoding serine/threonine-protein phosphatase 6 regulatory ankyrin repeat subunit B isoform X1, which produces MAVLKLVDQPPLLQAIFNGDPEEIRMLIFKSEDINALDAEKRTPLHAAAFLGDAEIIELLILSGARVNAKDNMWLTPLHRAVASRSEEAVRVLIRHSADVNARDKNWQTPLHVAAANKALRCAEVIIPLLSSVNVSDRGGRTALHHAALNGHTEMVSLLLSKGANINAFDKKDGRALHWAAYMGHLDVVCLLVDQGAEVSCKDKRGYTPLHAAASNGQINVVKHLLNLSVEIDEANAFGNTALHVACFNGQDAVVSELIDYGANVSQPNNKGFTPLHFAAASTHGALCLEFLVNNGADVNVQSRDGKSPLHMTAVHGRFTRSQTLIQNGGEIDSVDKDGNTPLHIAARYGHELLINTLITSGADCTRRGVHGMFPLHLAALNAHADCCRKLLSSGRRYSIICPLSNDSVLCAGFQIDTPDSLGRTCLHAAAAGGNVECVKLLLSSGSDHNRTDKHGRTPLHYAAASRHFQCLETLVSCGTCINATDQWGRSALHYAAASDLDRRRRVALEPESPGVQAEKEKEAALCLEFLLKSGATASLKDKQGYSAVHYAAAYGHRHCLELLLEREENHQDEMESSSTRSPLHLAAYHGHAQALEVLLQGHCEVDQGDEVGRTALALAALRGHTDCALTLLNHGASPRSRDSGRGRTPIHLAVMNGHTSCVRLLLEDSDCADLVEAADSQGQTPLMLAVVGGHVDAVSLLLEREASVDTADHQGLTALHLGLLCGQEECVQCLLEQEASVLLGDSKGRTALHLAAARGHASWLSELLSIACSEPPTPPLRDNQGYTPLHWACYNGHEGCVEVLLEQKGCRCFDGNPFTPLHCAVVNDHESCATLLLEAMGSEIVTCKDSRDRAPLHAAAFAGHVDCVQLLLAHDAPVDAVDQSGRSALMMAAERGAVGVVEALLTSASADLSLTDQKGNTALHLACSKGKEDCALLILEKLPDTTIVKATNSALQTPLHLAAHSGLKQTVKELLSRGASVQVLDENGFTPALACAPSKEVANCLALILATMMPFCSPCSSGAPSPGALLRSLPRQAPKGSQGPRGPSSEGTTTENDSDSETF; this is translated from the exons CCGCCTCTTCTTCAGGCCATCTTCAATGGAGACCCTGAGGAGATACGCATGCTCATCTTCAAATCCGAGGACATCAATGCGCTG GATGCAGAAAAGCGTACTCCCCTCCACGCTGCAGCGTTTCTGGGGGATGCTGAGATTATTGAGCTGCTCATCCTCTCTG GGGCTCGGGTCAATGCCAAAGACAACATGTGGCTCACCCCTCTGCACAGGGCTGTGGCTTCCAGGAGTGAG GAGGCGGTGCGTGTGCTGATCCGTCACTCGGCCGACGTGAACGCTCGTGATAAGAACTGGCAGACTCCTCTGCACGTGGCGGCGGCTAACAAAGCTCTGCGCTGCGCTGAGGTCATCATCCCGCTCCTCAGCAGTGTGAACGTCTCGGACCGCGGGGGACGCACTGCTCTGCACCATGCTGCCCTCAACGGACACACTGAG ATGGTCAGTTTGCTGCTGTCTAAAGGTGCTAACATCAATGCCTTTGATAAAAAGGATGGCCGTGCTCTCCACTGGGCTGCCTATATGG GCCACTTAGACGTGGTGTGTCTGCTGGTGGACCAGGGAGCAGAAGTCAGTTGTAAAGACAAGCGAGGATACACACCTCTCCATGCTGCCGCCTCCAACGGACAGATCAACGTCGTCAAACACCTGCTCAACCTGTCCGTGGAG ATAGATGAGGCCAATGCGTTTGGGAACACCGCTCTGCACGTGGCCTGTTTTAATGGTCAGGATGCAGTGGTCAGTGAGCTGATTGACTACGGGGCCAATGTGAGTCAGCCCAACAACAAGGGCTTCACTCCTCTCCACTTTGCTGCTGCGTCCACTCACGGAGCACTCTGCCTGGAGTTCCTGGTCAACAACGGAGCTGACGTCAACGTGCAG agTCGGGATGGGAAGAGTCCTCTCCATATGACCGCAGTGCACGGACGCTTCACACGCTCACAGACTCTCATCCAGAACG GTGGAGAGATTGACTCTGTTGATAAGGATGGAAACACTCCGTTACACATCGCCGCTCGTTATGGTCATGAGCTCCTCATTAACACCTTAATCACCAGTGGAGCCGACTgcaccag gaGAGGAGTTCATGGAATGTTCCCGCTGCACTTGGCTGCTCTGAATGCTCATGCTGACTGCTGCCGGAAGCTTCTCTCCTCAG GACGGAGGTATAGCATAATCTGCCCGCTCAGTAACGACTCGGTCCTGTGTGCAGGCTTCCAGATCGACACCCCGGACAGCCTGGGGCGGACCTGTCTGCACGCCGCCGCTGCTGGAGG AAATGTGGAGTGTGTGAAGCTGCTGCTCAGCAGTGGATCAGATCACAACCGGACGGATAAACACGGCAG GACTCCTCTCCACTATGCAGCTGCCAGTCGTCATTTTCAGTGCCTGGAGACTCTGGTGTCATGCGGTACCTGCATTAATGCCACTGACCAGTGGGGGCGCTCTGCCCTGCACTATGCTGCTGCCTCTGACCTGGACAGAAG GCGACGTGTAGCCCTGGAGCCGGAGAGTCCTGGAGTGCAGGCGGAGAAGGAGAAAGAGGCAGCTCT gtgcctTGAGTTCCTGCTGAAGAGTGGAGCCACTGCCTCACTGAAGGACAAGCAGGGCTATAGTGCTGTTCACTATGCTGCTGCCTATGGCCACAGACACTGCCTGGAGCTG CTCTTGGAAAGAGAGGAGAACCATCAGGATGAGATGGAGAGTTCCAGCACTAGGAGTCCCCTTCATCTAGCC GCGTATCATGGTCATGCCCAGGCTCTGGAGGTCTTGCTGCAGGGTCACTGTGAGGTGGATCAGGGGGATGAGGTGGGCCGCACTGCTCTGGCCCTGGCTGCCCTCAGGGGCCACACTGACTGTGCCCTGACCCTGCTGAACCACGGGGCCTCGCCACGCAGCAGAGACTCCGGCCGAGGGCGCACTCCCATCCACCTCGCAG tgATGAACGGTCATACGTCGTGTGTGCGCCTTCTTCTGGAGGACTCTGACTGTGCAGACCTGGTGGAAGCAGCTGATTCTCAGGGACA gaCCCCCCTGATGCTGGCGGTGGTGGGGGGTCATGTGGATGCTGTATCTCTGCTGCTGGAGCGAGAGGCCAGTGTGGACACAGCTGACCATCAGGGACTGACCGCCCTTCACTTAGGA tTGCTGTGTGGGCAGGaggagtgtgtgcagtgtttgcTGGAGCAGGAAGCCTCAGTGTTGCTGGGGGACTCTAAGGGCCGCACAGCTCTTCACCTGGCTGCAGCGAGGGGCCACGCATCCTGGCTGAGTGAACTGCTGAGTATAGCCTGTTCTGAGCCCCCGACGCCTCCACTACGAGATAACCAGGGCTACACACCCCTACACTGGGCCTGCTATAACG GTCACGAGGGCTGTGTGGAGGTTCTACTAGAACAGAAAGGCTGCAGATGTTTCGATGGAAACCCCTTCACCCCTCTGCACTGTGCTGT AGTGAATGATCACGAGTCCTGTGCCACGCTTCTGCTGGAAGCCATGGGCTCAGAGATAGTGACCTGTAAGGACTCCAGGGACAG GGCGCCTCTTCATGCCGCTGCGTTTGCCGGCCATGTGGACTGTGTTCAGCTGCTCTTGGCCCATGATGCTCCTGTGGATGCTGTGGACCAATCAGGGCGCAGTGCGCTCATGATGGCAGCTGAGAGAGGAGCAGTCGGAGTTGTAG AGGCTCTTCTCACCAGCGCCAGCGCAGACCTGAGTCTCACAGACCAAAAAGGAAACACTGCTCTACACCTCGCTTGCAGTAAA GGAAAGGAGGACTGTGCTTTGTTAATTTTGGAGAAACTTCCAGATACCACAATAGTAAAGGCCACAAATTCTGCACTCCAGAC tccTCTCCACCTGGCTGCACACAGTGGTCTGAAGCAGACGGTGAAGGAGCTGCTGTCCCGCGGTGCCAGTGTGCAGGTTCTGGACGAGAACG GTTTCACTCCCGCTCTGGCTTGTGCTCCTAGCAAAGAAGTGGCAAACTGCCTGGCTCTCATTCTGGCTACCATGATGCCTTTCTGCTCCCCTTGCAGCTCTGGAGCGCCCTCCCCAGGGGCCCTGTTGAGGTCCCTGCCCCGACAAGCCCCCAAAGGCTCCCAGGGGCCACGGGGCCCTTCCAGCGAGGGCACCACCACGGAAAACGACTCAGATTCGGAGACCTTTTGA